One genomic region from Jilunia laotingensis encodes:
- the argB gene encoding acetylglutamate kinase: protein MREKLTVIKVGGKIVEEDATLNRLLDDFAAIGGHKVLVHGGGRSATKLATQLGVESKMVNGRRITDAETLKVVTMVYGGLVNKNIVAGLQARGVNALGLTGADMNVIRSVKRPVQEVDYGFVGDVEKVDASLLSDLIHKGVVPVMAPLTHDGKGHMLNTNADTIAGETAKALSEFFDVTLVFCFEKKGVLRDENDDDSVIPQITPDEFRCYVEDGVIQGGMIPKLENSFAAIHAGVTEVVITLATAINGNGGTRIKK, encoded by the coding sequence ATGAGAGAAAAACTAACCGTTATTAAAGTTGGTGGCAAGATTGTAGAAGAAGATGCCACCCTCAACCGTCTATTAGATGACTTTGCAGCTATCGGAGGGCACAAAGTGCTTGTTCACGGTGGCGGGCGTTCCGCCACAAAGCTGGCTACCCAGTTGGGTGTTGAAAGCAAAATGGTCAATGGCCGCCGTATAACAGATGCCGAAACGTTGAAAGTAGTCACTATGGTTTACGGTGGATTGGTCAACAAGAATATAGTGGCGGGTTTGCAAGCCCGTGGTGTGAATGCATTAGGTTTGACCGGTGCTGATATGAATGTGATCCGTTCTGTCAAACGACCGGTACAGGAGGTAGATTATGGTTTTGTGGGGGATGTCGAAAAAGTAGATGCTTCCTTGCTTTCCGATCTTATTCATAAAGGGGTCGTTCCGGTCATGGCTCCCCTTACTCACGATGGAAAGGGGCATATGTTGAATACCAATGCCGATACGATTGCCGGAGAAACGGCTAAAGCCCTTTCGGAATTCTTCGATGTCACCCTTGTCTTTTGTTTTGAGAAAAAAGGAGTCTTGCGTGACGAGAATGATGACGACAGCGTTATCCCCCAGATCACCCCGGATGAATTCAGGTGTTATGTGGAAGACGGGGTGATCCAGGGAGGCATGATTCCTAAGCTAGAGAATTCTTTTGCTGCCATTCATGCAGGTGTGACAGAAGTCGTAATAACCTTGGCCACAGCTATTAATGGTAATGGAGGCACAAGAATAAAAAAATAA
- the speA gene encoding biosynthetic arginine decarboxylase, which translates to MRKWRIEDSEELYNITGWGTSYFGINDKGHVVVTPRKEGVGVDLKELVDELQLRDVTAPMLVRFPDILDNRIEKTAHCFKQAAEEYGYKAQNFIIYPIKVNQMRPVVEEIISHGKKFNLGLEAGSKPELHAVIAVNTDSDSLIICNGYKDESYIELALLAQKMGKRIFLVVEKMNELKLIARMAKQLNVRPNIGIRIKLASSGSGKWEDSGGDASKFGLTSSELLEALDYMDSKGLKDCLKLIHFHIGSQVTKIRRIKTALREASQFYVQLHSMGFNVEFVDIGGGLGVDYDGTRSSSSESSVNYSIQEYVNDSISTLVDASDKNGIPHPNIITESGRALTAHHSVLIFEVLETTTLPEWDEEEEIAPDAHELVQELYGIWDTLNQNKMLEAWHDAQQIREEALDLFSHGIVDLKTRAQIERLYWSITREINQIAGGLKHAPDEFRGLSKLLADKYFCNFSLFQSLPDSWAIDQIFPIMPIQRLDEKPERSATLQDITCDSDGKIANFISTKNVAHYMPVHSLRSKEPYYLGVFLVGAYQEILGDMHNLFGDTNAVHVSVNEKGYTIEQIIDGETVAEVLDYVQYSPKKLVRTLETWVTKSVKDGKISLEEGKEFLSNYRSGLYGYTYLE; encoded by the coding sequence ATGAGAAAGTGGCGTATTGAAGATTCTGAGGAGCTTTACAACATCACAGGTTGGGGTACCTCGTACTTTGGTATTAATGACAAAGGTCATGTGGTTGTAACCCCGCGGAAAGAAGGTGTAGGTGTCGATCTGAAAGAACTGGTCGACGAACTGCAATTGCGTGATGTGACAGCCCCCATGTTGGTGCGGTTTCCGGATATTCTGGACAATCGTATTGAAAAGACTGCCCATTGTTTCAAGCAGGCTGCCGAAGAGTATGGCTATAAAGCTCAGAACTTTATCATTTACCCCATAAAGGTAAACCAGATGCGTCCGGTTGTCGAAGAAATTATCAGTCACGGAAAGAAATTCAATCTTGGACTGGAAGCCGGTTCCAAACCGGAACTTCATGCCGTCATTGCTGTAAATACGGATTCTGACTCATTGATCATCTGTAACGGATATAAGGACGAAAGTTATATCGAACTTGCTTTGCTCGCCCAGAAGATGGGTAAGCGGATTTTTCTTGTCGTCGAGAAGATGAACGAGCTAAAGCTGATTGCCAGAATGGCAAAACAGCTTAACGTCCGGCCGAATATCGGTATCCGTATCAAACTGGCATCTTCCGGCAGCGGTAAATGGGAAGACTCCGGTGGCGATGCCAGCAAGTTCGGACTTACTTCCAGCGAACTCCTTGAAGCATTGGACTACATGGACTCGAAAGGGCTGAAAGATTGTCTTAAATTGATTCATTTCCACATCGGTAGTCAGGTGACAAAGATTCGCCGTATCAAGACCGCCCTTCGTGAAGCGTCTCAGTTTTACGTGCAACTTCACTCAATGGGCTTCAACGTTGAGTTTGTCGATATTGGCGGAGGGCTGGGAGTCGATTATGACGGAACCCGTTCATCCAGTAGCGAGAGTAGCGTGAACTATTCGATTCAGGAATATGTCAATGACTCCATTTCAACTCTTGTGGATGCCAGTGATAAGAATGGTATTCCTCATCCGAATATCATTACTGAAAGTGGAAGGGCTTTGACAGCCCATCACTCCGTACTCATTTTCGAAGTGTTGGAAACAACCACGCTGCCCGAATGGGACGAAGAAGAAGAGATTGCTCCCGATGCACATGAATTGGTACAGGAACTTTATGGAATTTGGGATACGTTGAACCAGAATAAGATGCTGGAAGCGTGGCATGATGCACAACAGATTCGTGAGGAAGCTCTCGACTTATTCAGTCACGGTATAGTCGATTTGAAGACTCGTGCCCAGATTGAACGCCTTTATTGGTCCATCACCCGCGAAATAAACCAAATAGCTGGTGGCTTGAAACATGCGCCTGATGAATTCCGGGGCTTGTCCAAGCTGTTGGCGGATAAATATTTCTGTAACTTCTCCTTGTTCCAGTCGCTTCCCGACTCTTGGGCAATTGACCAGATATTCCCCATCATGCCTATCCAGCGTTTGGACGAGAAACCGGAACGCTCTGCCACTTTGCAGGATATTACTTGCGATTCGGATGGAAAGATTGCCAATTTCATATCCACGAAAAACGTGGCACATTACATGCCTGTCCATAGTTTGAGAAGTAAGGAACCCTATTATCTAGGTGTTTTTCTGGTAGGGGCTTATCAGGAGATATTGGGAGATATGCATAATTTGTTCGGTGATACGAATGCTGTACACGTATCTGTCAACGAAAAAGGATATACCATCGAACAGATTATAGATGGTGAAACGGTAGCCGAAGTGTTGGACTATGTGCAATACAGCCCGAAGAAGCTCGTCCGTACGTTGGAAACGTGGGTAACTAAGTCCGTCAAAGATGGAAAGATTTCTTTGGAGGAAGGAAAAGAGTTCCTCTCCAACTATCGTTCGGGACTGTACGGATATACTTATTTGGAATAA
- a CDS encoding shikimate kinase produces MIRIFLTGYMGAGKTTLGKAFARKLNIPFVDLDWYMEERFHKTVGELFSERGEAGFRELERSMLHEVGAFENVIISTGGGAPCFFDNMEFMNQNGITVFLDVDPEVLFRRLRIAKQQRPILQGKEDSELKDFIVQALEKRAPFYSQAQFIFCGDELEDRWQIEKSVDKLRELLNL; encoded by the coding sequence ATGATTCGTATATTCCTGACCGGCTATATGGGTGCTGGTAAGACTACTTTAGGAAAGGCTTTTGCCCGCAAGCTGAACATTCCGTTTGTCGATCTGGACTGGTATATGGAAGAGCGATTCCATAAAACGGTTGGAGAACTGTTTTCCGAACGTGGGGAGGCAGGCTTCCGGGAATTGGAAAGAAGTATGTTGCACGAAGTAGGCGCTTTCGAGAATGTGATTATCTCAACAGGTGGGGGCGCACCTTGTTTTTTCGATAACATGGAATTCATGAATCAGAATGGTATTACTGTATTCTTGGACGTGGATCCGGAGGTTCTGTTCCGGCGTTTGCGCATTGCTAAGCAGCAGCGTCCCATCTTGCAGGGCAAAGAAGACAGTGAATTAAAAGATTTCATTGTTCAGGCGCTGGAAAAGCGCGCTCCCTTTTATTCCCAGGCACAATTTATATTCTGTGGCGATGAGTTGGAAGACCGCTGGCAGATTGAAAAGTCAGTGGATAAGCTTCGTGAATTATTAAATCTATAG
- a CDS encoding nitroreductase family protein, producing MQKSFEEALKHRRTYYSISNQSPISDKEIERIVDFAVTNVPSAFNSQSTRVVLLLGENHKKLWEIVKDTLRKIVPSEAFKSTEAKIDNCFESGYGTILFFEDQRVVKDLQAQFPGYKDNFPGWSLQTSAMHQLAIWVMLEDAGLGASLQHYNPLIDEEVRHTWGLPHSWHLIAEMPFGAPVQGPGEKEFEPLSERVKVFK from the coding sequence ATGCAGAAGTCATTTGAAGAGGCCCTAAAACACAGAAGAACTTACTATTCTATTAGTAATCAATCTCCCATTTCAGATAAGGAGATAGAGCGTATTGTAGATTTTGCTGTCACCAACGTACCTTCAGCCTTCAATTCACAATCTACCCGCGTTGTTTTACTTTTGGGTGAAAATCATAAAAAACTCTGGGAAATAGTAAAAGATACTCTTCGTAAGATTGTCCCTTCCGAAGCTTTTAAAAGCACGGAAGCGAAAATAGATAACTGTTTTGAAAGTGGTTATGGAACCATCTTGTTTTTTGAAGACCAACGTGTTGTGAAAGATTTGCAGGCTCAATTCCCCGGGTATAAAGATAATTTCCCCGGATGGTCTTTACAGACATCCGCCATGCACCAGTTAGCTATCTGGGTGATGTTGGAAGATGCAGGTTTGGGAGCTTCTTTGCAACATTACAATCCATTGATAGACGAAGAAGTGCGTCATACATGGGGATTACCCCATAGCTGGCACCTGATAGCTGAAATGCCTTTTGGCGCACCGGTTCAAGGACCCGGGGAGAAAGAATTCGAACCGCTTTCCGAACGTGTGAAGGTTTTTAAATGA
- a CDS encoding ribonuclease H family protein, translated as MAKQKFYVVWEGVSPGIYTSWTECQLQIKGYEGAKYKSFDSREEAERALSSSPYAYIGKNAKSKAGNHKSTDALPPAVIDNSLAVDAACSGNPGPMEYRGVHVASRQEIFHFGPMKGTNNIGEFLALVHGLALLKQKGFDMPIYSDSVNAISWVKQKKCKTKLPRTADTEQLFQLIERAEKWLRENTYTTPILKWETKQWGEIPADFGRK; from the coding sequence ATGGCAAAGCAAAAATTCTACGTAGTATGGGAAGGGGTAAGTCCCGGAATTTACACTTCCTGGACGGAGTGCCAACTTCAAATCAAAGGATACGAAGGAGCAAAATATAAATCGTTCGACAGCCGGGAAGAGGCTGAACGCGCACTAAGTTCCTCACCCTATGCCTATATCGGTAAAAATGCGAAAAGTAAAGCCGGTAATCATAAGTCAACAGATGCATTGCCTCCTGCCGTAATAGACAATAGCCTTGCGGTGGATGCCGCTTGCAGTGGCAATCCGGGGCCGATGGAGTATCGCGGTGTACACGTTGCCAGCCGCCAAGAGATATTCCACTTCGGTCCGATGAAAGGGACGAACAACATCGGAGAATTTCTCGCATTGGTACACGGGCTCGCCTTATTGAAACAAAAAGGGTTCGACATGCCGATCTATAGCGACAGCGTGAACGCGATCAGTTGGGTGAAACAAAAGAAATGCAAAACAAAATTGCCCCGAACCGCAGATACGGAACAATTATTCCAACTTATCGAACGCGCTGAGAAATGGCTAAGAGAAAATACTTACACCACTCCCATCCTGAAATGGGAAACCAAACAATGGGGAGAGATTCCAGCGGATTTCGGAAGAAAATGA